A genomic stretch from Algoriphagus halophilus includes:
- the rpsB gene encoding 30S ribosomal protein S2, translated as MAKLEYKDLLDAGVHFGHLTRKWDPRMAPYIFMEKNGIHIIDLNKTLACLDEASNAIKQVVRSGKKVMFVATKKQAKDLVAAEAQRLNMPYVTERWLGGMLTNFATIRKSLKKMSGLDKLMKEESYTNLAKKERLMISRQKDKMEDVLGGISDLSRLPAALFIVDIKREHIAIAEAKKLGIPVFALVDTNSNPNEVDFPIPANDDAFKSVSLLVKAFGAAIEEGLSERKKDKEEAKLSEEEEAKKAVDTETKG; from the coding sequence ATGGCCAAATTAGAATATAAAGACTTACTAGATGCTGGTGTTCACTTCGGACACTTGACGAGAAAGTGGGATCCAAGAATGGCTCCATACATTTTCATGGAGAAAAATGGTATCCACATCATCGATCTAAATAAAACGCTTGCTTGCCTCGACGAAGCATCTAACGCAATCAAGCAAGTAGTACGCTCAGGCAAAAAAGTGATGTTCGTAGCTACAAAGAAACAAGCAAAAGACCTAGTGGCAGCAGAAGCTCAGCGTCTTAACATGCCTTATGTAACCGAAAGATGGTTAGGTGGTATGTTGACCAACTTCGCCACTATCCGTAAATCATTGAAGAAAATGTCCGGTTTGGACAAATTGATGAAGGAAGAGTCTTATACTAACTTAGCTAAGAAAGAGCGCTTGATGATCTCCCGTCAAAAAGACAAAATGGAAGATGTACTTGGTGGTATCTCAGACTTGAGCAGACTTCCAGCAGCACTTTTCATTGTTGACATCAAGAGAGAACACATTGCAATTGCTGAAGCAAAGAAGCTTGGTATCCCTGTTTTCGCATTGGTTGATACGAACTCTAACCCGAACGAGGTTGATTTCCCAATCCCTGCCAATGACGATGCATTCAAATCCGTATCCTTGCTAGTGAAAGCGTTTGGTGCAGCTATCGAAGAAGGTCTTTCAGAAAGAAAGAAGGACAAAGAAGAAGCTAAACTTTCTGAAGAGGAAGAAGCTAAAAAAGCTGTGGACACTGAAACTAAAGGATAA
- the rpsI gene encoding 30S ribosomal protein S9, with protein sequence MEMINTIGRRKTSVARIYMAPGSGQISVNNQSIEVYFPFDLHQIVVKQPLALVGVEGNYDIKINVDGGGIKGQAEAARMAISRALCQFDEEHRPALKKEGFLTRDPRMVERKKPGRRKARRKFQFSKR encoded by the coding sequence ATGGAAATGATCAATACAATCGGTAGAAGAAAGACCTCTGTAGCCAGAATTTACATGGCTCCAGGAAGCGGTCAAATCTCCGTAAACAATCAGTCAATCGAAGTTTACTTCCCATTTGATCTTCACCAGATCGTTGTGAAGCAGCCATTGGCTCTTGTTGGCGTGGAGGGTAATTATGATATTAAGATCAATGTAGACGGTGGTGGCATCAAAGGGCAAGCGGAAGCTGCTCGTATGGCTATCTCTAGAGCTTTATGTCAATTTGACGAAGAGCACAGACCAGCATTGAAAAAAGAAGGTTTCTTGACTCGTGACCCTAGAATGGTTGAACGTAAGAAGCCAGGACGTAGAAAAGCAAGAAGAAAATTCCAGTTCTCTAAACGTTAA
- the rplM gene encoding 50S ribosomal protein L13, whose protein sequence is MDTLSYKTVSANAATVEKQWVVVDAQAAVLGRLASEVAKILRGKTKPSFTPHVDCGDNVIVINADKVRLTGDKWNSKVYVRHTGYPGGQRISTPRLLKDKSASILVEKAVRGMLPKNRLGRKLYGNLYVYNGSEHPHEAQQPKTITL, encoded by the coding sequence GTGGATACTTTGAGCTATAAGACCGTATCAGCCAATGCCGCGACTGTAGAAAAGCAATGGGTCGTAGTGGATGCCCAAGCTGCAGTTTTGGGTAGATTGGCAAGTGAGGTCGCAAAAATCTTAAGAGGTAAGACAAAGCCAAGCTTTACTCCTCACGTGGATTGTGGTGACAATGTCATCGTAATCAACGCAGACAAAGTCCGTTTGACTGGTGATAAGTGGAACTCCAAAGTTTATGTGAGACACACTGGATACCCAGGAGGACAACGCATTTCTACACCAAGGTTATTGAAGGACAAGTCTGCTTCTATCTTGGTTGAGAAAGCTGTAAGAGGCATGCTACCTAAGAATAGATTAGGAAGAAAATTATACGGCAACTTGTACGTGTATAACGGATCTGAACATCCGCACGAAGCACAGCAGCCTAAAACTATCACTCTTTAA
- a CDS encoding RluA family pseudouridine synthase, producing MKKIDFQKLILFENADYLVINKPPYLSSLDDRHEAQNILDLAKAHTPDAQLCHRLDKETSGCLVIAKNPEAYRHLAIQFENRKVDKVYHAVVEGIKDFQNELVDRNLAATKKGIAKVTKDGKPAQTYFNTLKTYYAHTLVECKPVTGRLHQIRVHLAYLKSPICGDTLYGGKPLLLSSLKRRFNLKKDTEELPIMQRVSLHAFSIGFEGLDGKKLKIEAPYPKDFQVLVKQLAKTA from the coding sequence ATGAAGAAAATTGATTTTCAAAAACTTATTCTGTTTGAAAATGCGGATTACCTGGTAATCAACAAACCACCGTACCTATCGAGCTTAGACGATCGGCACGAAGCGCAGAACATACTTGACCTTGCCAAGGCACACACTCCCGATGCCCAACTGTGCCATCGACTGGACAAGGAAACGTCAGGCTGCCTGGTGATTGCCAAGAATCCGGAGGCCTACAGGCATTTGGCTATTCAGTTTGAAAACAGAAAAGTGGACAAAGTCTATCATGCGGTAGTGGAAGGGATTAAGGATTTCCAGAATGAACTGGTAGATCGAAACCTGGCCGCTACTAAAAAAGGAATCGCCAAAGTCACTAAAGATGGAAAGCCTGCGCAGACCTATTTCAATACGTTGAAAACATATTATGCGCATACGTTGGTAGAATGCAAACCTGTCACGGGCAGATTGCATCAGATCCGTGTTCATTTGGCTTACCTGAAGTCACCAATATGTGGGGACACTTTATATGGAGGCAAGCCTTTATTACTTTCTTCACTCAAGCGCCGATTCAATCTTAAGAAGGACACAGAAGAGTTACCTATCATGCAGCGGGTTTCTCTCCATGCCTTTTCTATTGGATTTGAGGGATTGGATGGTAAAAAGCTGAAAATTGAAGCACCTTACCCGAAAGATTTTCAGGTATTGGTCAAACAATTAGCTAAAACCGCTTAA